The Desertibacillus haloalkaliphilus region TTTACGCCTACGTTAAGTATAAGAAAAAATCGTTAATCATTTTTCCTTATAATTAATTTTTTGTGTGTAATAAAATGGTACCTCTATTACGGACATAACAGTGAAATTTTTAATGGCATTCTTATGCTGTCCAATTTAGTACATAAAACATTTCCTATTTCCACAAACATTTGTAAAACCTAATAACTAGTTATGCTAGCTAACTTCCTGCTTTGAAAAATAAAGACAGGGTTACATTACCCTGTCCTGCATCTAAGAGTTATTTATCCGCCTACATTAAAACATTTCATTTACTTCCCAAGATTCAACAATCTCGTGAGCTGTTTTGGTATTATAACCTCTGCCCATTAAATAACTTATTGCAGCAACTTCTCTCATGGCATGTACATATGAAGTCACTTGGGCTTCCTTTAGCCCGTATTGAACGATTGGTTCTACCGTAGACAAAGTGTGATGTTTTAATTGATAAGTTTCGGGGGAAAAGTAAAATGGTTGACTGGGAAAAGAGGTTGGGGTTCGGTTTACGTCAGTCAAATAACGGTGATCCATAAATTTAGCTCCTTTTAGTTAATACACTTTAGCATATGTTGTATTCACTAAACGGTTAGCTGTCTTTGGGTAAATTTTATTAAATATATTACTTTTCTGTTATAGTGGATCACTGCTGTTAATGTTTGAGGTTGTATGCCCACTGCGAAACCGTCTCCGTAGAGTAACTGTTTCGCCTAATAAAATCTATTATACAACTATTTCTTCAGATACAAAATAAATTTTCCATTCATTATCTATTGTTCTCTCTAATATGATTTCACCTTTAAATTTTATTTCTTGGCCGTCCTTTTCTGTATATTTTAACCTATATTCTACAATCGAATAATAGGAGCTAATAGCTTTAACATGTAATCTTACTGAATTTATAGTTCCAATTTGATCTATATTCTGTCTAATGTACTCCTTGCTACCATACGTCACTAATATGAAATAATCGTTTAAAACACTTATATAGGTCTCTGGATCTTGTTCATTTATTGCAGTAACCATCGTATGGATGACAGACATTATCTCTAATTCCTCTGGATTATTATTAAAGCCCGATAAGCATAATATACATGTTAAAAGAACGACTAAAAGAACTTCTTTATCATTTGAATCACCCTCTCAGGTGATTAGATTAAACAGTTAAAAACGAATTATTCTTAGAGCTTTTTATTTAAAAATATTCATAAACATTGCCTTTTTAATGAGGAAACACCTGATTTATTTACTTTAACAGCTTTAATAACCTTCAGGAAGTACATTTATTTTAGATATCTGCATATAATAGGATCGTTCTTTATTTATTTAACTTGGGATACCGGTCTCCTTTCCAACTCACCTCCCGGTTCCCAAGTTTCTGAAAATATTTCATTATTTCCTTTGTCTCCCCTTCTCCAGACAAAATTTTTATACTGTTAAGGTTGGCTTAATTAACTAATTTACAAACTTGTTCGGCCTTCATATTTGTGTCTATGCGGTTCCATACCATCAATCGAGGTAACTCCTCTAATTCGTGGTAATGTCCCCCGCCTGGAACAAAAGTTGCTGGTCTTGTATCACCCCGAATAACTTGTTTATGACCATTATCAAACGTCGTAAAGGTATTAAAGTGATGGGTGTGCTGAATACCGATCGGGAGGGTTCAGTTGTTGCAGCATAGCGGTGATCATGACCAACATCAAATGACGTAACCGCTTTAAGCTCATGAGTGTGAAGGGACTTGCCATCCCAAATCGTAATATAAAGGTGATGTGAATGGAGAGAACCTTCACCATCAGAGAAGATTAATCCAGTGATCGGTATATGACTCATTTAGTACCATCCTTTTTCTACTTTTCGTATATCCTACGCAACGAGCATACAAAAGAGTGGTTTTCGGCATCAAAAATATCACTTTTTATAAATCTTATAACCTGTTACCACACCTATCAGAATTAATAAAAAAGCAAATAGGTTGATCACAGTGAAATTAACTGTATAGTCACTTGGGGAATAGCTTCCTGCCATCGCAGCCTGAAAAGCAACCCGTCCCATTATAGGAAATACTTCATTCAAAATATTTGTTATTAACAATATAAAAATTCCTATAACAGCTATTAGATTACAAAAGAAAAAAAGAATTTTGTTCATCTTAACCTCCTCCTACCATTTTTATTGCCCTAAAATTTAACTAATATCTGTCTGTTCAATAAGTGCCTGTTATTTATTAATAGAATTACTTAACCAAATGCTTTGGCAAATGATTGCTACAATACCATAATTTGATTCCATTATCTCTCAATATATCAACTTCTTTTTGTGTTAATTTAACTTTACAAACCATGCAGGATTTATTCTCATTTTGGTTACTAGAAATTTCGCTAGATTTTGGTTTTACTTTATTTCCTGTATGCGAATTCTTCCCAAGATTCACCCAACCCATCTGAAAGTGATCACACGCATCGCGTAAGGCATCTTGGGCCGCAGCACGAATCGCATATTTAAGGTTCTTGATCTTCCCCTCTGGAAATCGTTGAAACGTCGCAAAACCGGTCCCATCGCGCTCAGCATCAACTATCTTTAATGTACCAGTGATTTGAACTTCGTTTTCACGCTCATAAATGATCGGTTCGCCTTTTAACGACCAAGACCAATACATGTCTGCGACTTCTTCAAGACGTTCCTCGTAGGCTTGTGCAGGGATGTATTGGCTGTGAGGATTATTGTTTCGTGATTGAACGGTTCCAGGAGGGAATGGCTCTCGTAATTCCCTAACTATGTCTTTATATAATTGATTGTTAGAATATGTATCCATTATTCAAACATCCTTGTCTCTTAACTAGCTTTTTTATTAAGAAGATCAATTAACTGATCTCTAGGGATTAATTTTACGCCATTCTTTTTTGCAAGTTTTTGAGCTGGTGAAGAAAAAGTGTTGTTCGTTATGACCCAAGCATGATTAGCATTGTAATAGTTTTTCGCTGCATAAACCTCTTGAACAGCTTTAATACCAACAGCATTTTTCTTATAACGTTTGGCTTGTACAACTATCTTCTCGTTTCTTTTTTTAATAATGAGATCGGCACCATAATCACGAGATTTCGGTGTGAACTTTACATGATATCCATCATCCCTAAAGTGAGCACCTAAAAATTCTTCAAACTGTCTTCCGTTCATCTTATCTACTTCTAAAATGCCAGATGATAATAACCTCTGGTGATACAACCGATCTCGAATTATTCCTATAACAGTGGCAATTATAACCATTAATATGAGTGTTATTAGAAAAACTAGAATTAAAGGATCGGTGAAAAGAATATCAACCAAGATATAAAAACTTCTAAAAAAATTTTCCATAAAACACTCCTTAAAGTCTGTAGAACCACGGGTTATTATTTAACTTTTGCTCCAAACTTGATTTGTTCCGCATGAAGCTCGATGAATGTCCTTTTATCCCCTTGTTGATCAGTCCCATTTCTAGACCGGATCTTCCCATCGATGATCACTTCTTGTCCCTTTTCTAAATTATTGGCGCACCGTTCCCCATATGCTCGCCAAACAAGGACGGGGATAAAATCAGCACGATCCCCTTTCTTCGTTTGATAGTCTCGATCTGAAGCCACTGTGAAGCGACAGATGGCGACTTGTGATTCGGTATAATGTAGTTCGGGATCAGCGACCAATCGTCCCGATATGGTTACGCGGTTAATGTCTACCATTGTTCTCTCACCTGTCCTTTGTAACCAAAAATGTAATAGTTAGTTCGATGATTATAAAATCTATGATTCAAATAGTTTCAACGCATCTCCTAAAAAATGCTGGGCCTGACGTACATTTGTCTCCGCCGCATCCGCAATTTGCTTAAACACTTCGTTGCCACGAGGTTGAATACGGTACTCACGCTTAAAGCGACGTTCACTCCCCCACCGACCAAGGATTAAGGGTCCAGTTTCATCCTCTTCCATTTCATGAGCGATATTATAGATAAAAGCTTTACTGCTTGACCATCCGAATCGGTCTTTAATGTATTCTTGAGTTTCGCTAATGACAATGACGGGCTGATTCATCGCTTGTTTTAGTAGAACATAGCGAACGACGTCTTTGACTGAGACAAGTGTACTGAAAAAGTTGCGGTCTTCATCACTAACCTCTCCAACGGGTACGGCTTTACCGGTTCCAGAGATCTCATAGACAAAGCGGTCGGCTACTTTTTTAAGGGCAAGAAACCGATCCTTAAATTGCTTGATATAAGAGTCGTAGAGTTGCTTTCCTTTCGTTGTAACCGTATAGACCTTGTTTCTCCCTTCCTGGTAAGCAAGGACGATTTCATGGTTATCTTTGAGTTTGGATGCTGAGACAAAGAAGTGATTACGGCTATGCGGTTTGTGAGGAAACTCTCGATGCAAGGACTCATACATGTCCGACACACTTTGATCAAACCGTTGCAACTCTTTTAAGATAAATAGTTTGTAGAACTCTTGTTGAGTAAGAGCTTGTTGTTTTTCCATTATGTTCACCACCTTATGGTTGCATTTTAACGTCCGCTTGTTCATGTAAGATGACCGATTGTTCTAATTCCTCCTTGTTTGAATAAAGAGTGATCCATTCGTTTTTAATGGCCATGACAATGGCTGCTGTACGATCAGGCACATTGAGTTTTTTGATTACATTTCGAACATGCGTATAAACGGTATGTTTGCTAAGGAACAGAGTTTGAGCGACTTCATCATTGGTTAAACCATTGCATATGAGGTATAGGATGATGGTTTCTCGTTTAGAAAAGAGCTCATTTTTTAGAGGCAAAGGCTCACGCTTCCATTCAGGGTTCTTTGGTCCATGTATCAATTGCAGACATTCATTCCAGATGAAGGGCAAGGAATGCTCATCCAGATAAGCATATCCTTGATGGATACATTCTTTCAGACGACTAAAGACTGAAAAGCTTTGATCTAACGTGAAAAATCCATCAGCGCCTTCGTAAATGAACGTCCTCACACACTCGTTATCCATCAATTGTGATAGCACATAGATGAATGTATTTGGATGAGATTGACGAATGGTATGAAGGAGAAGAGTGGTCTTCTCGCTCCCTTGAACATCATGAATCACGAAAGCATCCATGTGGTTATCCCCCGACACCTCAGCATCTTCTATTTTTTTCGACGACAAGCTAGTGACTGTAAACTCTTTTTGAAAATAATTTCGGAAGTGAGTTCGTGTTGTAAGGCAATCAGAAATCATCGTAATATTCTTTTTCATCTTAAATTGATTCTCCTTACTTCTATATTGTTCCATTATTATATAGTCTTATAGAGTATACATTCTACACACCACCTCCTAGTTCCTCCCTTCCCATCCAAAAAAACACACAAATTTCGACATGCGGCTCTCCACCCCTCCATCGCTATTCACACTCATCCTATTCCTTCAGCAACCATTCCAAGTGCTTGTTTTACTAGGTACGTTTTCAATTTATTGTTACGTTACGAAGTGACTGAGTACGTACACATTTACTTTTTGGTTTGATGGTGTGGGTGGTCGTTCGCGTGTGGGATGGGGTGCGATGAGTTGAAAGGTTATGCTGTGCATATTGGGAAAAGAATAGAGGGTAGTTAGGGTGAATGGATGGATAAACGGATAGAAGTCTATGCGTGGTGGGGTAGCATGTGAGCATAGGCAGAGGATGAGAGGGAGGAGATGGGATGTGGGGTATGGGGTATAAAGAATTATAATACATACTCTAAAAGACTATTTATCAAGGGATTGAATTATATGTCTCCTATGTTTAGTACTGATTTGTCATTAAGAGCCTTCTTCGGTTCACTTATTAAAGATTTAGTCGCCGTTAGGTGATTCTGGGTACGTTTCGTATTCGTGGCCATATTCTATAAACTGATCAAGAGGCTTTTAAACCCAGTTCCGATGGTCTTTTTCAATATTTTTTGAGTGCACCTTTTTTCTTGTATCCTTTGACCTTTTCATCTGACATAACAAACAACGTCCTCATAAATTTTGGTAATACGTACAGCCACTAACACATGGTCATCTCCTTCCACACAAACTAATGTATTGAATCGAACCAATGCTAGGATGTTCGGCAACATATGTCAAATAGGAACCGTCATCGCTTTTTTCCTATGAACAAAAAAGATTTTATTTTGCGAGTGGAAGATATCCGTAGTTTTTATTTCCTGTAGTTGAAAATATAACCAATTTAGGTTGATAGTGGTAAATAAAATGTGTAAAATGAACTCGTATTAATAGATTAGGAGGGGTATTTTGTTAAAAAAAGCAATATTTTCTATGGGACTAGTTTTCGCTCTATCTTCTATTGGTGTTCTTGCCAGTAATGATGAAACGAGAAAATTGGAGGAATCAGGGTATGTTAATGTTATTCAACATACGGAAGAACGAATTTCTGAAGAGTTAGTAAGCACCATAGAACAAAAAGGGCTTCCTGTTGAAGCTGACGTTGTTATAAGTGAAAATGGAGTTAGTGGGAATATCCGTGTTGATTCACAAGAAGGCAAAACTACGTATCGCCTATCGTCTAAAGAGGAATTTGAAGAAAACGGATATACTGGTTATCGAGGAGATGTAAATAAAGGGGAACTAAAATTTGAACTGTTTCTTTTAGAGGGTGATGAGGCATCAATTAATATTTTCGAAACAGATGATGAGAATAACAGAATTAACCCATTTACAATTCATTTAGATGGCAGCTCTGTTTCAGGTAAAAAAAGAGAAGTAATAAAAGACGAGTTAAATCCAATGTTTCAAATTTCAAGTAAGTCAAATTTTGATACATTAATAGGATTGTCTAAAAAAGGATTAAAATTGGAAGTTCAAGGGTATAAAAACCGGACAGAATCTACTCCTTGGATTACAAGATTATGGACTAAAGAAAGTGACGCAATTGATTTGGCTGAACAAAGTGAAAATGAGATTACTCGTGTAGGTATTTATAGAGCGTTCTCAGAGGGTGATGCACCAGCTTATTCTACTTTTAATTCAATCAAACCTGCGGATGACAGCGATGAAACTATGACAATCCCTTTTACAATAAAAGGTGAAGACTTTGAGATAGATGTAAAAACATCAGATACAGATGTTACTGAACCAGGTTATTCCAATCCTCAATCAGTTGAATATTATTGGTGGTTAAAAGGTGCAAGAAACTATGAAGAGGGTAACAATGATGAAGGTATATTAACCCAACAAGATTACATATTCAATTCAGATACTCCTCGTAACTCTTATGGATATATTGAAGTGGATGTAAACACTTGGCTGAACTACGAAATTGTTGGTAACTATCGAGAATATGTAATAGTAGATGGTAATGTAACTGTCTGGTATGATTAATGAAAAAAAGAGTGTTCTTTGAAACACTCTTTTTTCTAAAAATAAACTGTATGTTAGGAGTTGCAATCAAGTGATAAAAAAATCAATAATAGGAATCCTAGTAATTGCAACTTGCATCATGGCGTTAACTACTGCATATTTTGCAAAACAAAACATTGATTTAAATAATAAAATAACCAGCATCGAAGAGAGAATAATGTTTCAGCAATTAAGAAGTTTAATGTTATCATTAGATGACATAGAAAATGAGTTAGGCAAAAAGGACATAGACCAAACCAAATTAAAGGATTCTCTTCCTAAACTAGAAGTTATTTCATTTATGGATGAAGACGTTAATCGTTCTTATCAAGTTTTTATTCAAACATTGAATAAAAACTTAAATTATATTACCTCGGATGATCATAATTTAGAAAAGTCCAGTTCATTACATGATTCTATAGAAGATATCAACATTCAATTAGGAGAGATTTTATATCCCCAAAACACTTCCTTTGATACTAATAATAAACACATAATCGAGATATTCGAAAATTTTGTAAATGATTTTTAGAAACCTGAAAAATTCTTTTGAACTATCCTTGAGTAAGTCATGAAGCTATGTAGTATAGTTTAGAACACCTTGAACAATTAATGTACCAATTCTCCCGCAAATAATAAGAAAAATTCCGACATAAAAACTGGGAGGCATTGCATTTAATTACTGTTGTAAATACAAGTCTGGTTGGACAATGTTAGTGGAAACTGAGGAGCTTTAAAAGTCTATTTAATCAGCTATAATAAATGAATTCCATTAAGAACCTATTTCGACACGACCTTAAAAACAGCCGATTTCTAATTAGAATCCGGCTGTTTTTCGATCAGTTATATGCTCCGAATCATCAACGAATTTGTATCACTCTATCATGTTCTTCTTTCTGTCATTTCATCCGAAAGATAGTTCTTGAAAATGACCTCAAACACACTCATTGCTAACAGTTGCGACACTGGTTCATCTGCCACTTTAGTTCATCATGTACTCGTTTAAAAGTGCATCTAAGTATTGGCTATATTCCAATGTCTTTTCGTGGCCTAAACCATAGTTCAAACCGTAGTTCACTAACTTCTCTCTCATCATATCTATTTCTTCTAGTAATCGCTCACTTTGATTCATAACTAACTATGCCTCTCAAATTTTATTTCATGACAGTTTTAAAGATACGAAACTTATTTTAACAAAAATATCATACTAAGGATAGTGATAGATGGAGATATATTGTCAAAATTGTTCTATTTATTATTAAGCTTTTAACAATTATATGAGTGATTGATCGAGCAACAAAACAATCACAGTTCGTCATACCTAAAAAGGCCCGATGAGGATAACGTGATCATTCATCGAAATCAGTTATGATTGCACTGGTCCGACAAACGAGAAAAAGACAGCCGCCCAAAGCTATCCTCTTCTCTTCCCTCCTTCCCCCTTCTCACTGTCGCATTTCCCTTTCGACAATTATAATTTAGCAGGAAATGTATTTAGAATCTGTGCTCGAATTCACAATTATTAAATTAATTTGCAAAAAGGGGTAACGTCAGGAAATTGCGTATTTGCAACGTTAAGCAAAAAGAGCATAGAAAGATTCTTTCCTTTAAGTTTAGGAACCGATCTTTTAAATAAAGCAGTTACCCGTTCGTACGTTAAGTACATTCTTTCACAGAGTTAGTCAGATAATGTAATTTGAATGCGCAGTACACTGTGCAACAAATGAATCAGCTAAATTTATGTATTTTCTTGTTCAATTAAATACCGTTAATTGAAGATAGAAACAATTAATTATGTGCTTTCTCAATCCAATTATTAATTGACTTAGGCTCTTTATTAGTTGTTCATCTTGTTCCACTAATAAACTTAGTTAGTTGAAGAACCTCTTTCTTATTTTCAACAGAAATATCTACCAATGCGATTTAGATTTAATAAATAAGAAATTCGTTCGTTAAGATAATTGTCATCGTTTTTAACATATGGATTAGCAAAAAGAAGCAGTCAAAATCATATATGAATCTGACTGCTAATTAACATCTTATTTAACTTTTTGTACTCGAAAATAGAAACTGTTAGTATTTAGAATCCGTATCCATAAAAAGTATTCATTATCCATTTAGAATTTCATAAATACGATTTACCTCATCTCTTGCTTCAGGGTCATATGTACCTACTAAATTTCTTCTAGAAACAAGTTCATAATTATATCCCGGTTTATTAATCCTACCCGTTAAGTTATAAACTTCTTGTTGATATACTCCTTGAGACCCTCTTCTATATCGGCCTAACGCCAATAAGATCACTTTTCTTGCACCTGCTTGAAGCAATAAGTTTCTTGCTGATTCAAATGATATACCATTGGTCAGATAATCATCCAGAACACAAACTACTTTACCTCGAATTCTACTTGAGTTGTAGTATGGATTCAGAATTACCGAGTCAAAGTGTTTTTTACACCCTTGATTCAAACGGGTATCTGGGGATGTATTGCGACTTTTTTCTACTTTTGTATGTCTAATAAATAAAGGCTCAGTCATTCTTCTTCCTGTTAAATAACGACATCTTTCTTTTAATTCTTCTAGCTCCTCATTTACTGTACCACTGGATGTTGGGAAAGTCCCCCATAACTCAACATTTCGCAACTCTGGATTTTTCATAACGCCAGAAATCAAATGAAAGTACAGAGTATTGAAATACTTTCGATCTCCAGCTTTTAATAATCCTTCAAAACCGTCTAAGATTTGACGCTCTGTATATTCTACATCCCTATTCATCGTATTCGCGGAAGTTAATGCCAAAACTTGAGTTGCATCAGGAACTTCTAACTTGAAGTACCACTTATTTTGGTTTGCAATCAGTCTAATTGCTTCGAGTAACTGGAATGGTGTATTAAGTGTTATACCGTATCGTGCCGGTTTCTCATCTTGCTTTACACTCCACCCAGGATTAATGATTAACATTCTCTTGTTGGCAGCTAGCACTAAGTCATCATTACTGCTCCCAACTAAGATATAATCTTTTGCATTTGTTTCATCAACAATTACACGAATAAATCTACGAAACTCGCAACGAACATCAAATTGAAAATTTTTTTGGAAGAATCTTTGCATAATTGCAATACTTTGTTGATCATGAGAAATTACAATTAAATTATGACCTTCACTATTTAATGATTCAAAGAGCTCCTTAATACCGTCATACATCTGGAAACTTTCATTAAAAACAGTAAGTCTAGTTAACACAACATTTTTTTCCAAGCCCTTACCTCCCCTTTGTAAATATTAGATATGTAAGTCAGTTATGTTCTTATAAATCCTTGCCGTATTACTATTTAGGATTTTCTGAACACCAGAAGACTCGTTGTTAAAACAATAGAGAGGTCTGTTTTGTTTATATGCAAATCGCGCAGTGTGCATAGTACCACTTTTCTCTGAGCACTCTGCTATCAAGACAGCATTACTTAAACCAGAAATGATTCTGTTGCGATCGACATAATTAGCTTTTCTAAAGAATGATCCTCTTTTATAATACTCACTGATTAATAAACCATCTTTATCAATTATTTCGTTAGCGTCAGCTATGTGACTTTTAGGCGTTATATTGTCTAAAGGTGAAGGAAGTACAGCTAGAGTCTTACCTTTATTTTTTAATGTACTTCGATGTGCGTGAATGTCTGTGCCTAAAGCTAGACCGCTGGCTACCACTACGCCAGCAGCAACCATTTCCTTGACACTCTCTTCTATTTGTTTTAACGTATGATTTGTTGGTTTTCTTGTTCCGACAATGGAACATATAAAATTCTCTTCTAACAAACTCAGATTACCCTTTGTAAAAATAAGAAAAGGAGGAGACGAAATTCCCTTTAACATTTT contains the following coding sequences:
- a CDS encoding restriction endonuclease is translated as MENFFRSFYILVDILFTDPLILVFLITLILMVIIATVIGIIRDRLYHQRLLSSGILEVDKMNGRQFEEFLGAHFRDDGYHVKFTPKSRDYGADLIIKKRNEKIVVQAKRYKKNAVGIKAVQEVYAAKNYYNANHAWVITNNTFSSPAQKLAKKNGVKLIPRDQLIDLLNKKAS
- a CDS encoding single-stranded DNA-binding protein; this encodes MVDINRVTISGRLVADPELHYTESQVAICRFTVASDRDYQTKKGDRADFIPVLVWRAYGERCANNLEKGQEVIIDGKIRSRNGTDQQGDKRTFIELHAEQIKFGAKVK
- a CDS encoding helix-turn-helix transcriptional regulator, translated to MKKNITMISDCLTTRTHFRNYFQKEFTVTSLSSKKIEDAEVSGDNHMDAFVIHDVQGSEKTTLLLHTIRQSHPNTFIYVLSQLMDNECVRTFIYEGADGFFTLDQSFSVFSRLKECIHQGYAYLDEHSLPFIWNECLQLIHGPKNPEWKREPLPLKNELFSKRETIILYLICNGLTNDEVAQTLFLSKHTVYTHVRNVIKKLNVPDRTAAIVMAIKNEWITLYSNKEELEQSVILHEQADVKMQP
- a CDS encoding aspartyl-phosphate phosphatase Spo0E family protein, with protein sequence MNQSERLLEEIDMMREKLVNYGLNYGLGHEKTLEYSQYLDALLNEYMMN
- a CDS encoding phosphoribosyltransferase; translated protein: MEKNVVLTRLTVFNESFQMYDGIKELFESLNSEGHNLIVISHDQQSIAIMQRFFQKNFQFDVRCEFRRFIRVIVDETNAKDYILVGSSNDDLVLAANKRMLIINPGWSVKQDEKPARYGITLNTPFQLLEAIRLIANQNKWYFKLEVPDATQVLALTSANTMNRDVEYTERQILDGFEGLLKAGDRKYFNTLYFHLISGVMKNPELRNVELWGTFPTSSGTVNEELEELKERCRYLTGRRMTEPLFIRHTKVEKSRNTSPDTRLNQGCKKHFDSVILNPYYNSSRIRGKVVCVLDDYLTNGISFESARNLLLQAGARKVILLALGRYRRGSQGVYQQEVYNLTGRINKPGYNYELVSRRNLVGTYDPEARDEVNRIYEILNG
- a CDS encoding DNA-processing protein DprA, with the protein product MNFKEAIFVLYDLGISLSALSKIYKEANEEQVHEILEGDFLSVQFSLGAFSDKDIDLLSSKESVDKSKAYISKLLIEFSIKKIHYFFYYDKEFPKMLKGISSPPFLIFTKGNLSLLEENFICSIVGTRKPTNHTLKQIEESVKEMVAAGVVVASGLALGTDIHAHRSTLKNKGKTLAVLPSPLDNITPKSHIADANEIIDKDGLLISEYYKRGSFFRKANYVDRNRIISGLSNAVLIAECSEKSGTMHTARFAYKQNRPLYCFNNESSGVQKILNSNTARIYKNITDLHI